The following coding sequences lie in one Leucobacter allii genomic window:
- a CDS encoding mycothione reductase, which produces MTTSSTLAADLAIIGSGSGNSLLTPFWDERRVVIAEQGVFGGTCLNVGCIPTKMYVRPAALARSPEEAARLGVTLRTEAVDWPAIRDRIFSRIDAISAAGERFRRDEQEHVTLLSQRVTLTGPRSFEAADGTRVEAEQLVIAAGSRAVLPEIPGIGLPQVHTSDTVMRLPELPRRVLVIGGGYIACEFAGVFSGLGAEVVQVQRGERLLRQLDADVSTRFTAEAARRWELRLERTVARIDAGPDGGVVASLARPDGSDTAETIAADVVLVALGRRPNSDLVGAAEAGLDLHPDGRIAVDAAQRVLSGGRPVPGLYALGDVCSAHQLKHVANHEARVVAHNLEHPGALREARHDAIPAAVFSDPEIAVVGLTEAEAVREIGAEHVTVKTQQYGDTAYGWAMEDTTGMFKVVADRRDGRILGAHVLGYQASNLIQVVVSAMSFGIDAHTAARGQYWIHPALMEVAENALLGLDVPQGPRPPL; this is translated from the coding sequence ATGACGACTTCCTCGACCCTCGCCGCCGACCTCGCGATCATCGGATCGGGGTCGGGGAACTCCCTCCTGACGCCGTTCTGGGACGAGCGGCGGGTGGTGATCGCCGAGCAGGGCGTGTTCGGCGGCACCTGCCTCAATGTCGGCTGCATCCCGACGAAGATGTACGTCCGCCCCGCCGCGCTCGCGCGGAGCCCGGAGGAGGCGGCGCGGCTCGGCGTGACGCTGCGCACCGAGGCCGTCGACTGGCCGGCGATCCGCGACCGGATCTTCTCCCGGATCGACGCGATCTCCGCCGCGGGGGAGCGGTTCCGGCGCGACGAGCAGGAGCACGTCACGCTGCTCTCCCAGCGCGTCACGCTCACCGGCCCCCGCAGCTTCGAGGCGGCCGACGGGACCAGGGTCGAGGCCGAGCAGCTCGTGATCGCGGCGGGATCGCGCGCCGTGCTGCCCGAGATCCCCGGTATCGGGCTGCCGCAGGTGCACACCTCGGACACCGTCATGCGCCTGCCCGAGCTGCCGCGCCGCGTGCTCGTCATCGGCGGCGGATACATCGCCTGCGAGTTCGCCGGGGTGTTCTCCGGGCTCGGCGCCGAGGTGGTGCAGGTGCAGCGCGGGGAGCGCCTGCTCAGGCAGCTCGACGCCGACGTCTCGACCCGCTTCACCGCGGAGGCCGCGCGCCGTTGGGAGCTGCGGCTCGAGCGCACCGTCGCGCGGATCGACGCCGGCCCTGACGGCGGCGTGGTCGCATCCCTCGCCCGCCCCGACGGCTCGGACACCGCGGAGACGATCGCCGCGGACGTCGTGCTCGTGGCGCTCGGCCGGCGGCCGAACTCCGATCTCGTCGGCGCCGCCGAGGCGGGGCTCGACCTCCATCCGGATGGCCGGATCGCGGTGGACGCGGCGCAGCGGGTGCTCTCCGGCGGGCGTCCGGTGCCGGGGCTCTACGCCCTCGGCGACGTGTGCTCGGCCCACCAGCTCAAGCACGTCGCGAACCACGAGGCTAGGGTCGTCGCGCACAACCTCGAGCATCCCGGCGCCCTGCGCGAGGCGCGGCACGACGCGATCCCCGCGGCGGTCTTCTCGGATCCCGAGATCGCGGTCGTGGGCCTGACGGAGGCCGAGGCGGTGCGCGAGATCGGCGCCGAGCACGTGACGGTCAAGACCCAGCAGTACGGCGACACCGCGTACGGCTGGGCCATGGAGGACACGACGGGGATGTTCAAGGTCGTCGCCGACCGCCGCGACGGCCGCATCCTCGGCGCGCACGTCCTCGGCTATCAGGCCTCGAACCTCATCCAGGTCGTGGTCTCGGCGATGAGCTTCGGCATCGATGCGCACACGGCCGCGCGCGGGCAGTACTGGATCCACCCGGCGCTCATGGAGGTCGCGGAGAACGCGCTGCTCGGCCTCGACGTGCCGCAGGGGCCGCGGCCGCCGCTGTAG
- a CDS encoding lysophospholipid acyltransferase family protein, with amino-acid sequence MRSSPAPVGPGPVFTIGRAVLRPLLRLRFRPRISGAEHVPDRGPVLLASNHLSGIDTILIPSFSPRKVQFLAKASLFSSRLGGWFFRSIGAVPVHREASSAAQAALDAGREVLAAGNVFAVFPEGSRSRDGRLYRGRGGAAWLALETGAAVVPVGLVGTNRALRDPATGRVPRMEVRFGAPLDLADLGALPRGRARREATERIMAAIAALTGQELADDHAAGGRGA; translated from the coding sequence GTGCGTTCCTCCCCCGCCCCCGTCGGGCCCGGCCCCGTCTTCACGATCGGGCGGGCGGTGCTCCGGCCGCTGCTCCGGCTGCGCTTCCGGCCGCGGATCTCCGGCGCCGAGCACGTGCCGGATCGCGGGCCCGTGCTGCTCGCGAGCAACCACCTCTCGGGCATCGACACGATCCTCATCCCGTCCTTCTCGCCGCGCAAAGTGCAATTCCTCGCCAAGGCCTCGCTCTTCTCCTCGCGGCTCGGCGGCTGGTTCTTCCGCAGCATCGGGGCCGTGCCCGTGCACCGCGAGGCGTCCTCCGCCGCGCAGGCCGCGCTCGACGCCGGTCGCGAGGTGCTCGCGGCCGGGAACGTGTTCGCCGTCTTCCCGGAGGGCAGCCGTTCCCGGGACGGGCGGCTCTACCGCGGCCGCGGTGGCGCGGCCTGGCTGGCGCTCGAGACCGGCGCGGCCGTCGTGCCCGTGGGGCTCGTCGGCACGAACCGCGCCCTCAGAGACCCGGCGACCGGTCGCGTCCCGCGCATGGAGGTGCGCTTCGGCGCGCCGCTCGACCTTGCCGATCTCGGTGCGCTGCCGCGCGGACGCGCCCGGCGTGAGGCGACCGAGCGCATCATGGCGGCCATCGCCGCGCTCACGGGCCAGGAGCTCGCGGACGACCACGCGGCGGGCGGCCGCGGGGCCTGA
- a CDS encoding ABC transporter permease: MIWPLANWGFVAELAWAHLLLSLPAIVLSVAVALPIGRFAFRRPRIGGPLLSLATLAYAIPALPLLIIIPALIGTPLRSWQTMVVVLGVYGVALLVRTVCDAFTAVDPALREAAVAIGYAPRGVFWRIDLPLAVPVLISGIRVVTVSTISLVTLGALVGIPSLGTLLTDGFQRGIAAEVWTGVLATVVLALVLDAAVLGIGRALTPWTRAAAGAESRAAAGAESRAAAGAEARAGSGAEAPAAAGGSSGAERG; the protein is encoded by the coding sequence GTGATCTGGCCGCTCGCCAACTGGGGGTTCGTCGCGGAGCTCGCGTGGGCGCACCTCCTGCTGAGCCTGCCGGCGATCGTGCTCAGCGTCGCGGTCGCGCTCCCGATCGGGCGCTTCGCGTTCCGTCGGCCGAGGATCGGCGGCCCGCTGCTGTCGCTCGCCACCCTCGCCTACGCGATCCCGGCGCTGCCGCTGCTCATCATCATCCCGGCGCTCATCGGCACGCCGCTGCGCTCCTGGCAGACGATGGTCGTCGTGCTCGGCGTGTACGGCGTGGCACTGCTCGTGCGCACCGTGTGCGACGCCTTCACCGCCGTCGATCCGGCGCTGCGCGAAGCGGCGGTCGCGATCGGCTACGCCCCGCGCGGCGTCTTCTGGAGGATCGACCTGCCCCTCGCGGTGCCGGTGCTGATCTCGGGCATCCGGGTCGTCACCGTCTCGACGATCAGCCTCGTGACGCTCGGCGCGCTCGTGGGCATCCCGAGCCTCGGCACGCTCCTCACCGACGGCTTCCAGCGCGGCATCGCCGCGGAGGTCTGGACCGGCGTCCTCGCGACCGTCGTGCTCGCGCTCGTGCTCGACGCCGCGGTGCTCGGGATCGGCCGGGCGCTGACGCCATGGACGCGCGCAGCCGCCGGTGCCGAATCGCGCGCAGCCGCCGGTGCCGAATCGCGCGCGGCCGCCGGTGCCGAGGCGCGTGCGGGATCCGGTGCCGAGGCGCCCGCGGCCGCCGGCGGGAGCAGCGGGGCGGAGCGGGGATGA
- a CDS encoding M15 family metallopeptidase yields the protein MARPHRRLLGAAALACAATLALSGCAPEPDPAPAPSATPEPSRAPTPTPEAAPAPEFDRTAHSIDDPASVWVVSNKLRPLDPVDFAPADLVMPEGVENEFAQPLRAEAARAVEAFIAAAAAEGHGVRIISAYRDYATQVSLYDGYVARDGQEAADAYSARPGHSEHQTGLVVDLDDHGDCYLAACFADTPAGSWLAEHAAEHGFIVRYPAGKQEVTGFMPEPWHFRYVGTGLAQEMRSTGTATLEEFFGLPAAPGYAA from the coding sequence ATGGCACGACCTCACCGCCGACTCCTCGGCGCCGCGGCCCTCGCCTGCGCCGCGACCCTCGCCCTGAGCGGCTGCGCCCCCGAACCGGATCCCGCTCCGGCCCCGTCGGCGACGCCGGAGCCGAGTCGCGCCCCGACACCGACGCCGGAGGCGGCGCCCGCCCCGGAGTTCGACCGGACCGCGCACTCGATCGACGACCCGGCCTCGGTGTGGGTCGTGAGCAACAAGCTCCGTCCGCTCGACCCCGTCGACTTCGCCCCGGCCGACCTCGTGATGCCCGAGGGCGTGGAGAACGAGTTCGCCCAGCCGCTGCGCGCGGAGGCCGCGCGCGCCGTCGAGGCGTTCATCGCGGCCGCGGCGGCCGAGGGGCACGGCGTGCGCATCATCAGCGCCTACCGGGACTACGCGACGCAGGTGTCCCTCTACGACGGCTACGTCGCCCGCGACGGGCAGGAGGCCGCCGACGCCTACTCGGCGCGGCCGGGCCATTCCGAGCACCAGACGGGACTCGTGGTCGACCTCGACGACCACGGCGACTGCTACCTCGCGGCGTGCTTCGCGGACACGCCCGCGGGCTCCTGGCTCGCCGAGCACGCCGCCGAGCACGGCTTCATCGTGCGCTACCCGGCGGGGAAGCAGGAGGTCACCGGGTTCATGCCGGAGCCCTGGCACTTCCGCTACGTCGGGACGGGGCTCGCGCAGGAGATGCGTTCGACGGGCACCGCGACGCTCGAGGAGTTCTTCGGGCTTCCGGCGGCCCCGGGGTACGCCGCGTGA
- a CDS encoding ABC transporter permease, giving the protein MNLFADAVAWLLDPAHWSGPAGVPHRLLQHLGLTALALGIAAAVALPAGALIGHTRRGAGLVGAATGAARALPTLGVLTLFGLALGIGLAAPLLSLVLLAIPSLLAGAYAGVRAVDPGVPAAARAIGFSPAQVLLRVELPLALPVMIGGVRAATLQLVSTATLAAYTADVGLGRYLFAGLKSRDYPQMLAGAVLVVVLTLVLELLLAACQRAAAPRSTH; this is encoded by the coding sequence ATGAACCTCTTCGCCGACGCCGTCGCCTGGCTCCTCGACCCCGCGCACTGGTCGGGCCCGGCCGGCGTTCCCCACCGGCTGCTCCAGCACCTCGGTCTCACCGCCCTCGCGCTCGGCATCGCCGCCGCCGTCGCGCTTCCCGCCGGCGCGCTCATCGGCCACACGCGGCGCGGCGCCGGCCTCGTCGGCGCGGCGACCGGCGCGGCGCGCGCGCTGCCGACGCTCGGCGTGCTCACGCTCTTCGGCCTGGCGCTCGGGATCGGCCTCGCGGCCCCGCTCCTGTCCCTCGTCCTGCTCGCGATCCCGTCCCTGCTCGCCGGGGCGTACGCCGGCGTGCGCGCCGTGGACCCCGGGGTGCCCGCCGCCGCCCGGGCCATCGGCTTCAGCCCCGCCCAGGTGCTGCTGCGCGTCGAGCTGCCGCTCGCCCTGCCGGTGATGATCGGCGGCGTGCGCGCGGCGACGCTCCAGCTCGTCTCGACCGCGACGCTCGCCGCCTACACCGCCGACGTCGGACTCGGCCGCTACCTCTTCGCCGGTCTGAAGTCCCGCGACTACCCGCAGATGCTCGCGGGCGCGGTCCTCGTTGTCGTGCTCACCCTCGTCCTCGAACTCCTGCTCGCCGCGTGCCAGCGCGCCGCAGCGCCCCGATCCACCCACTGA
- a CDS encoding NUDIX hydrolase: protein MSTGGPGAERVIRVSAVVMRDAAGHVLHVRKRGTASLMLPGGKHEAGEDPRDTAVREFGEELGIALDRDRLVALGVFRSPAANEPDHLVEAAVFEHPLVPGALRARPLAEIEHLEWVDPSLPRPDMAPLNTEHVFPALGDAR from the coding sequence GTGAGCACGGGCGGGCCCGGCGCGGAGCGCGTCATCCGGGTCAGCGCGGTCGTGATGCGCGATGCCGCCGGGCACGTGCTCCATGTCCGCAAGCGCGGCACCGCGTCGCTCATGCTCCCGGGCGGCAAGCACGAGGCGGGCGAGGATCCGCGGGACACGGCCGTGCGCGAGTTCGGCGAGGAGCTCGGGATCGCGCTCGACCGGGATCGGCTCGTCGCGCTCGGCGTGTTCCGCTCGCCCGCGGCCAACGAGCCCGATCACCTCGTCGAGGCGGCCGTCTTCGAGCATCCGCTCGTGCCCGGCGCGCTCCGCGCGCGGCCGCTCGCCGAGATCGAGCACCTCGAGTGGGTAGATCCCTCGCTGCCGCGCCCCGACATGGCTCCGCTGAACACCGAGCACGTCTTCCCGGCGCTCGGCGACGCGCGCTGA
- a CDS encoding NUDIX hydrolase family protein, whose translation MNIDTAELPDPDDAEDRPAPADRPAPAGNPGWLSEDELQFVRGRLPVVYVEAVPVRLDGLGQVVEVGLLLRGTPDGVMTRALVSGRVRYGETLREALFRHLENDLGPMAFPQMPTTMCPVQVAEYFPMPGITPYVDDRQHAVSLVYVVPVTGACDPRQDALEVTWMAPEEALSPETLDELPGGRGTLLRQALSAVGC comes from the coding sequence ATGAACATCGACACGGCTGAGCTCCCCGATCCCGACGATGCCGAGGACCGCCCCGCACCCGCCGACCGGCCCGCGCCCGCGGGCAATCCCGGCTGGCTGAGCGAGGACGAGCTGCAGTTCGTGCGTGGCCGGCTCCCCGTCGTGTACGTCGAGGCCGTGCCGGTGCGCCTCGACGGGCTCGGTCAGGTCGTCGAGGTCGGCCTGCTGCTGCGCGGCACCCCGGACGGCGTGATGACCCGCGCGCTCGTCTCGGGTCGCGTGCGCTACGGGGAGACGCTGCGCGAGGCGCTCTTCCGGCACCTCGAGAACGACCTCGGGCCGATGGCCTTCCCCCAGATGCCGACGACGATGTGCCCGGTGCAGGTCGCCGAGTACTTCCCGATGCCCGGCATTACGCCGTACGTCGACGACCGGCAGCACGCAGTGTCGCTCGTCTACGTGGTGCCGGTCACGGGCGCCTGCGACCCGCGCCAGGACGCGCTCGAGGTGACGTGGATGGCGCCGGAGGAGGCGCTCTCGCCCGAAACGCTCGACGAGCTGCCCGGCGGCCGCGGCACGCTGCTGCGCCAGGCGCTCTCCGCCGTCGGCTGCTGA
- a CDS encoding SprT-like domain-containing protein encodes MAELARVRVWAEALLRMHLDPGPGSARWSFGFDHAKRRAGLCNYTERRITVSRYLAAKFSDDEIHQVLLHEVAHALAGPEAGHGPVWQRTAAEIGYVGGRTHDGEIAHERAPWVGRCPAGHEHFRFRRPSRESSCAKCSRGFSRAHLIAWRRRD; translated from the coding sequence GTGGCTGAACTGGCGCGGGTGCGCGTCTGGGCGGAGGCGCTGCTCCGGATGCACCTCGATCCCGGGCCGGGGAGCGCACGCTGGTCCTTCGGATTCGACCACGCGAAGCGACGCGCGGGGCTGTGCAACTACACCGAGCGGCGCATCACCGTCTCCCGGTACCTCGCGGCGAAGTTCTCGGACGACGAGATCCACCAGGTGCTCCTGCACGAGGTGGCCCACGCGCTCGCCGGGCCCGAGGCGGGCCACGGCCCGGTCTGGCAGCGCACGGCGGCCGAGATCGGATACGTCGGCGGCCGGACGCACGACGGCGAGATCGCGCACGAGCGCGCGCCATGGGTGGGGCGCTGCCCCGCCGGCCACGAGCACTTCCGCTTCCGGCGGCCGAGCCGCGAGTCCTCGTGCGCGAAGTGCTCCCGAGGCTTCTCCCGCGCACACCTCATCGCCTGGCGGCGCCGCGACTGA
- a CDS encoding carbon-nitrogen family hydrolase — MAPQTVPADLPRSRRVALVQLASPAEETREERIARVGTLLRRYAGIDLFVLPELWSAGYFAFDRYAELAETLEGPTVEMGRRVARDLGSAVHLGSFVERGENGALHNTAVLIDEHGEIAHLYRKIHVFGYQSLEAELLAPGASLGIADGPLGRMAGTTCYDLRFPGLWQELSSRGAEAVVVPAAWPAARREHWCLLTQARAVEHQMWVLACNACGEQRGVDGSSVPLGGFSRIVDPSGRVVAECGDGEEVLVVELDPGRVAEVRAEFPVIADRLSPEDYGALSADPLSAR, encoded by the coding sequence ATGGCCCCGCAGACCGTCCCCGCAGACCTCCCGCGCAGCCGACGCGTCGCGCTCGTGCAGCTCGCGAGCCCCGCCGAGGAGACCCGGGAGGAGCGGATCGCGCGCGTGGGGACGCTGCTGCGCCGATATGCGGGGATCGATCTCTTCGTGCTCCCCGAGCTCTGGAGCGCCGGCTACTTCGCCTTCGACCGCTATGCGGAGCTCGCCGAGACCCTCGAGGGCCCGACCGTCGAGATGGGCCGCCGCGTCGCCCGCGATCTCGGCAGCGCCGTGCATCTCGGGAGCTTCGTGGAACGGGGCGAGAACGGCGCGCTCCACAACACGGCCGTGCTCATCGACGAGCACGGCGAGATCGCGCACCTCTACCGCAAGATCCACGTCTTCGGCTACCAGTCGCTGGAGGCCGAGCTGCTCGCACCGGGCGCCTCGCTCGGGATCGCCGACGGTCCGCTCGGCCGCATGGCCGGCACCACCTGCTACGACCTCCGCTTCCCGGGGCTGTGGCAGGAGCTCAGCTCCCGCGGGGCGGAGGCGGTGGTGGTGCCCGCCGCGTGGCCCGCGGCGCGGCGCGAGCACTGGTGCCTGCTCACGCAGGCCCGCGCCGTCGAGCACCAGATGTGGGTGCTCGCCTGCAACGCCTGCGGCGAGCAGCGCGGCGTGGACGGATCGAGCGTGCCCCTCGGCGGCTTCAGCCGGATCGTCGATCCCTCGGGCCGGGTCGTGGCCGAGTGCGGCGACGGCGAAGAGGTGCTCGTCGTCGAGCTCGATCCCGGCCGGGTGGCCGAGGTGCGGGCGGAGTTCCCCGTCATCGCGGACCGCTTGAGCCCCGAGGACTACGGCGCGCTCTCGGCGGATCCGCTCAGCGCGCGCTGA
- a CDS encoding CapA family protein has protein sequence MDDGIGTGRRARRGLPRRARLAITLGVAAALLLGGGIAAAAVWGGSGRDDGEARPAATPDPTESTGPAAASPDPSAEPAPETEDEAIRVIAMGDMLPHDSVNANALGADGGYDYGQFFAGLAPQLADADVTFCNQEVPSAGVDFGISGYPTFNAPAEFARDLHEVVGCDLVNTATNHTADQGVEGIAATRAVWDGLGPVAVAGANRSAEEQRTVPVFEQGGASFALVSFAEYSNAPIDGVSLNLMEDDALVSELMAQAREVADVVIVSAHWGTEDSHEVNDQQRAFAQRVADLGADVILGTGPHVLQPAAWLDRADGGRTLVWYSLGNMLNTQLGLDQLTGVIAGFDVVPDGAGDYAIERPTGILTYMHYDWSAEEEAAGDLLARRNLSLGPLAGAGERLASTRFGVTPEQQIEASAAILGPDVEILAE, from the coding sequence ATGGACGACGGCATCGGAACCGGTCGGCGGGCCCGGCGCGGCCTGCCCCGGCGCGCACGGCTCGCGATCACGCTCGGCGTGGCGGCGGCGCTCCTCCTCGGGGGAGGGATCGCCGCGGCGGCCGTCTGGGGCGGCTCGGGGCGGGACGACGGGGAGGCGCGGCCCGCTGCGACGCCCGACCCGACGGAATCGACGGGGCCGGCCGCGGCGTCGCCCGATCCGAGCGCGGAGCCGGCACCCGAGACCGAGGACGAGGCGATCCGCGTCATCGCGATGGGGGATATGCTGCCCCACGACTCGGTCAACGCGAACGCCCTCGGCGCAGACGGCGGCTACGACTACGGGCAGTTCTTCGCGGGCCTCGCCCCGCAGCTGGCCGATGCCGACGTGACCTTCTGCAACCAGGAGGTGCCGAGCGCCGGCGTCGACTTCGGCATCAGCGGGTACCCGACGTTCAACGCGCCCGCGGAGTTCGCCCGCGATCTGCACGAGGTCGTCGGCTGCGACCTCGTGAACACGGCGACCAACCACACGGCGGACCAGGGCGTCGAGGGCATCGCCGCCACCCGCGCCGTGTGGGACGGGCTCGGCCCGGTCGCGGTCGCAGGGGCCAACCGCAGCGCCGAGGAGCAGCGCACGGTCCCCGTCTTCGAGCAGGGCGGGGCGAGCTTCGCGCTCGTCTCCTTCGCGGAGTACTCGAACGCGCCGATCGACGGCGTGTCGCTCAACCTCATGGAGGACGACGCGCTCGTGTCCGAGCTCATGGCGCAGGCGCGCGAGGTCGCGGACGTCGTCATCGTCTCGGCGCACTGGGGCACGGAGGACTCCCACGAGGTGAACGATCAGCAGCGGGCCTTCGCGCAGCGCGTCGCGGATCTCGGGGCCGACGTGATCCTCGGCACCGGGCCGCACGTGCTGCAGCCCGCCGCGTGGCTGGATCGCGCCGACGGCGGGCGGACCCTCGTCTGGTACTCCCTCGGCAACATGCTCAACACGCAGCTCGGCCTGGATCAGCTCACCGGCGTGATCGCGGGCTTCGACGTCGTCCCCGACGGCGCCGGGGACTACGCGATCGAGCGTCCCACGGGGATCCTCACCTACATGCACTACGACTGGAGCGCCGAGGAAGAGGCGGCCGGCGACCTGCTCGCGCGGAGGAACCTCTCCCTCGGCCCGCTCGCCGGCGCGGGCGAGCGGCTCGCGAGCACGCGATTCGGCGTCACGCCGGAGCAGCAGATCGAGGCCTCGGCCGCGATCCTCGGCCCCGACGTCGAGATCCTCGCCGAGTAG
- a CDS encoding ABC transporter substrate-binding protein: protein MQLRRPVPVEDRPRASRTTARRPRSVVLAAGALAVGAALAGCSAADPLAETDAAAPAQDAPIVVGSQDYYSNEIVAELYAQALEAEGAEVDRQFRIGQREVYLPEIESGAIDLFPEYSGNLLQYFDAETEARLPDDVYAELADALPDGLRVLDQASATDQDSYVVTREFAEQWDLETIEDLGNVTVPLTFGANSEGETRPYGPAGLAEVYGIEGVRFTPIEDGGGPLTVKALQDGSVQLADIYTSSPAIAEHDFVVLEDTRGIFLSSNVVPLASERIDGEAEAAIDAVSAALTPEELIALNARSVEEELPAAEIAADWLAEQGLV from the coding sequence ATGCAGCTCCGTCGCCCCGTCCCCGTCGAGGATCGCCCGCGGGCGTCCCGCACGACCGCCCGTCGTCCCCGATCCGTCGTCCTCGCCGCGGGGGCCCTCGCCGTCGGCGCGGCCCTCGCGGGCTGCTCCGCCGCCGACCCGCTCGCCGAGACGGATGCGGCGGCCCCGGCGCAGGATGCGCCCATCGTCGTCGGGTCCCAGGACTACTACTCGAACGAGATCGTCGCCGAGCTCTACGCCCAGGCGCTCGAGGCCGAAGGCGCGGAGGTGGACCGGCAGTTCCGCATCGGGCAGCGCGAGGTCTATCTGCCCGAGATCGAGTCGGGGGCCATCGACCTCTTCCCCGAGTACAGCGGCAACCTCCTGCAGTACTTCGATGCCGAGACCGAGGCGCGGCTGCCCGACGACGTCTACGCCGAGCTCGCCGATGCGCTCCCCGACGGGCTGCGGGTGCTCGACCAGGCGTCGGCGACCGATCAGGACTCCTACGTCGTCACCCGGGAGTTTGCCGAGCAGTGGGACCTCGAGACGATCGAGGACCTCGGGAACGTCACCGTTCCGCTCACCTTCGGGGCGAACTCCGAGGGCGAGACGCGTCCCTACGGTCCGGCGGGGCTCGCGGAGGTCTACGGGATCGAGGGCGTGCGCTTCACCCCGATCGAGGACGGCGGGGGACCGCTCACGGTCAAGGCGCTGCAGGACGGCTCGGTGCAGCTCGCCGACATCTACACCTCGAGCCCCGCGATCGCCGAGCACGACTTCGTCGTCCTCGAGGACACGCGGGGCATCTTCCTCTCCTCGAACGTCGTGCCGCTCGCGAGTGAGCGCATCGACGGGGAGGCCGAGGCCGCGATCGACGCGGTGAGCGCGGCGCTGACCCCCGAGGAGCTCATCGCGCTCAACGCGCGCAGCGTCGAGGAGGAGCTTCCCGCGGCCGAGATCGCCGCCGACTGGCTCGCGGAGCAGGGCCTCGTCTGA
- a CDS encoding ABC transporter ATP-binding protein, with product MIEFERVSKVYPGGSEAVREFSCVVPSHRTVVLVGSSGSGKTTLMRMVNRMVDPTEGRVLIDGEDVRTRDPVALRRSIGYVLQQGGLLPHRTVLDNVATVPVLIGAPKRSARIAAGELLERVGLDPALGARYPAQLSGGQQQRVGVARALAADPNILLMDEPFGAVDPIVRRELQRELLRLQAELGKTILFVTHDVDEAFLLGDEVVVLEAGGRIAQRGAPAEILGSPANAFVREFVGAELADRRLSVAEVDGRRIAVDEAGRPVGVLAP from the coding sequence GTGATCGAGTTCGAACGGGTGTCCAAGGTGTATCCGGGAGGGTCCGAGGCCGTGCGGGAGTTCTCCTGCGTCGTCCCCTCGCACCGCACGGTCGTGCTCGTCGGATCCTCCGGCTCGGGGAAGACCACGCTGATGCGCATGGTGAACCGCATGGTCGATCCGACGGAGGGGCGCGTCCTCATCGACGGAGAGGACGTCCGCACGCGCGATCCGGTCGCCCTGCGCCGCTCCATCGGCTACGTCCTGCAGCAGGGCGGCCTGCTGCCGCACCGCACCGTGCTCGACAACGTCGCGACCGTCCCCGTGCTCATCGGCGCGCCGAAGCGGAGCGCGCGGATCGCCGCGGGCGAGCTCCTCGAGCGGGTCGGCCTCGATCCCGCCCTCGGCGCGCGCTACCCCGCCCAGCTCTCCGGCGGGCAGCAGCAGCGCGTCGGCGTCGCGCGGGCGCTCGCCGCCGATCCGAACATCCTGCTCATGGACGAGCCGTTCGGCGCCGTCGACCCGATCGTGCGCCGCGAGCTGCAACGGGAGCTGCTCCGGCTGCAGGCGGAGCTCGGCAAGACGATCCTCTTCGTCACGCACGACGTCGACGAGGCGTTCCTCCTCGGCGACGAGGTGGTGGTGCTCGAGGCCGGCGGACGGATCGCCCAGCGCGGCGCCCCGGCCGAGATCCTCGGCAGTCCCGCGAACGCCTTCGTCCGGGAGTTCGTGGGGGCGGAGCTGGCCGACCGGCGCCTGAGCGTCGCCGAGGTCGACGGACGGCGCATCGCCGTGGACGAGGCGGGCCGGCCGGTCGGGGTGCTCGCGCCGTGA